In the Arachis stenosperma cultivar V10309 chromosome 8, arast.V10309.gnm1.PFL2, whole genome shotgun sequence genome, GTTCAGGCTGAAGAGAAACAACGTCGTATGCTCGTATCGAGTGGGGGTGGAAAGGGGAAATCCTGGTGGGATTATGGCCTTATGGGTATCGATGGAGGAGAGAAGGGTGGGACTGGGAgtgttgatgatgataatgatctGAGTTGGGCTTTTCTTTCTAGTCAAGTTCTATGACCAAAAATAAAAGGCAAACATCTCTTcacatttttagatttttaCATATCACATGCCAGGTTCAGTGATGTTTAGAATTAAAGGGGCTCTCTAATtcatttgattaaaaaaattggtgtttgctacggtacgatgataaattcatactaaggataggacttccttGCGCTTATCGTCGCCGGCGGCAGAACCAGCAGGTCTCCGGGATGGTCTTCTTGCTTCGAGTCTCGCCGTCAGCTTCCTCTCCGCCGCCGTCAGATTCTTTCGCGCAACCACAAGCTGGTCCCCGATTTGGTGAGTTCCAACAAATTGTTAtgatctttctttttctgttctgtTGCTGTAATTCATGACTGCACTCTAATTTTGTTGCTGAgagttgaatttgttgctgaAAATATCACTgaacaagtttttttttttctgaaaatcATCAGTGACATGATTTGTTACTGATTATCATCACCGAACCTTGAATAATTTGTCGCTGAAAATATTAGCTAGTTTTTTATTGCTGAAAATCATCACCGAGATGAATTTGTTAATGATTATCATCATTTGTTGCTGTCTTGCTGAGTAATCACTTAGTTAAGTTTTCTTGTTGCTAAAAATGATCAGAGTTGAATTTGTTACCGATTATCATAGAAAACAACTTGTGAATTGGAAAGAGAGAATCTCAATTCTCAAGAGTGCAGGATCTTCACCGAAGGTACTCCAAAACTATCCACACCAAACGAGAATCTGAAGAAGAAATCCGAACTCATCGTCGttcattccttcttcttcttgtgcgGAAGAATGACCAGTTCTGGTGGTGGAAGCTCGTCGAAACCAAGAAGTGCTTCTTTTCAACCTTCCGAAACTTCTTTAAAGCGCAAAAGAGGAGTCTTCCAAAAAGAACGTTAGTAACTACTCCTATCCAAcctcctattttttttttcaattttttgttttcctttttctttttaagatgaaaaagaaaaaagtttcTTTTATGCATGTAACTGtcactaataatttttcttatgcGTGCTAAAATAGTGCAGTGCAGCACATGATGTACGGCTTTGGAGATGATCCAAATGTAAGTGTCCTAACCTTTTATTACATCTCTTAATTACTTTTTGGGATGTGAATGTTAATGGATACTAAACTTTGATCTCTTTTATGCTTCGCACAATTAGCCTCTTCCTGAAAGTGTGGCGCTTACGGAGGATATTGTTGTGGAATATGTCACGGAATTGGTAacctaatttatttattttttaaacctAACTTTTTCATTGTTCTTGTTCAACCGAATTACAGTGTTGTGGATTAATTTGGACCTTTTATTTTTGTGCTTTGAAATTTTTTCCTTCAGAAGGTACATAAAGCTCAAGATATTGGATCACAGAGAGGGAAGCTATCTGTTGAGGATTTCCTTTATTTGATTCGCAAGGTACTTCTTTGTTCATAAAAGAATTTCACATGGAGTTGTCTTAATctgaagttgataattgagagtAGTTAGATAACAATCTAGTCAAACATGTCAAATCATGTAACGGTTGTCAATACCAAATCCATGGCTTTTACTACCAAGAAAATGCACTTATGATTTGCCTTTAACACCATTTTGTCTTCAATTGCTTTGAGGCATGATATAAAGAGCTGTACTGTCAAGAGGCTAATACTTCAGAATTTGTTGCAACTTTGCAACTTTCAAGTATCCATAAACATTGATCCAATTCATGATTGAACATTTTTGTTCAGGATTAATCCCAATTTCTTATACTGCTACAGAATTTGCCAAAACTTAATCGATGTACAGAATTGTTGTCCATGAATGAAGAGCTGAAACAGGCAAGGAAAGTCTTTGAATCAGATGAAGAGAAACTGAGGAAGGTTTTTGAGGTAGATGAACCAGTTGAATGATGAATGAGGAAAAGGGTATTGAATTGCATCGTTACTGAATTCAGGATTACTGCTTTTCCTGTTCTAACATGTCTCTATCagatttttggaattttggagTATGTCCTACATTTGAAAATAGTCAATGTGCCTTGGATAGTTGAATTGTAACTTCCTAATATATTTGTTCTCAAATTTATTGTGTCCATGATCTTGTGATTATAAGTCTGAGTATTAGAAAACAATTTTTGACACATTAGGGCAACTTACCGAAATATAGGAGAAATTATTTGGTCTCTACCTTCtacagttattatttatttcttttgagaGTTATTTGGTCTCAGCAGGATAGTTTTTATCCTCTTTCTGTTGTACTCTTAATGTAGTGGTAGAATTGGGAATTGACCAGTGAATTTAAAAGGTTATCCAACattaatcaaattcaaataaagCTTTAAGCAAAGTTAGTTTTCTGGTTGTGGTGAAGTAGTATTTCATTGTTTTCCCTTGGCAGTTGGTATGACCATTGCTTCCATTTAAGCAAGCCCCTAGAAACTGAATGTTAATACTTGATCTTTAGTAGTAGGATCTAggtatttttcctttttttttaaattggatTATCACTTAGAATTTGGCTAGACTTGTATAAGCTTAGTGATTTTGAGCTTGGTGCAAATTTTAGAGTACTAGATAAATTAGGTATGTAATTCATTAGTATTGGTGACTATAATTGATTCGATTATAATAACAATTCCACCATAGTTTATAATGAAGATTAGATATAAGTCCCATTATACTCAAAGACTGAATCAAGGTATATAGTTGTTTGTTTTTTTCCTTTCTGTGTTCTGTCCAAATTGGAATGAGAAAATGAAAAATCACCTACATAAGCCTATTCTACTACACTTATaacaaaaatgtaaaaaaaatatgaaacaaccttgattcaatttttttctcaaGGACTAGTAAACTCATATGGTGTGTTAGTGGATATTTTATtcggattttttatttaaataaataaaataaatataataattatcaaaacaaatcattataaaattaattatcgaTTTAAATTTT is a window encoding:
- the LOC130943431 gene encoding transcription initiation factor TFIID subunit 13-like gives rise to the protein MTSSGGGSSSKPRSASFQPSETSLKRKRGVFQKELQHMMYGFGDDPNPLPESVALTEDIVVEYVTELVHKAQDIGSQRGKLSVEDFLYLIRKNLPKLNRCTELLSMNEELKQARKVFESDEEKLRKVFEVDEPVE